A window from Photobacterium atrarenae encodes these proteins:
- a CDS encoding LysR family transcriptional regulator gives MDKLNLLQLFVSLVEHGSFVAVANQSGQSPSTISKAITRLEKSLGVRLLHRTTRQLQLTEAGANYLQTAREVLALLKNGEAQLAQSSIAPTGTLKVSLPLSFGQHYVVPLLPEFCQRYPDIKLDLSFSDEYTDIVEGGIDIAVRSGKLNDSSLIARRLCPIDTGMFASPSYLAQFGRPNSPEQLNQHRWILYRFRQSGRILGISYPQNAQAAEIQPDYQIIVDNGYALAQLASQGVGIALMPHYLARDFVKEGKLTLISPPQRTPDQAVYLYYLSRDYMPMKVKVFIEYLVQMLEEQGETAHSSWMTSRATRPSEHSSL, from the coding sequence ATGGATAAATTAAATTTGTTGCAGCTATTCGTCTCACTGGTTGAGCATGGCAGTTTTGTTGCCGTTGCCAACCAGTCAGGTCAATCACCCTCGACGATCAGCAAAGCCATCACTCGACTGGAAAAAAGCCTGGGTGTGCGGCTGTTACACAGGACAACACGTCAATTACAATTGACTGAGGCCGGTGCCAACTACCTGCAAACTGCGCGTGAGGTTCTTGCTCTGCTCAAAAACGGTGAAGCACAATTGGCGCAAAGTTCGATCGCACCAACAGGGACGCTGAAGGTGAGTTTGCCCCTCTCATTCGGACAACATTACGTCGTTCCTTTACTCCCCGAGTTTTGCCAGCGATATCCGGACATCAAACTCGATCTCAGCTTCTCAGATGAATATACGGATATCGTGGAAGGCGGTATTGATATTGCGGTGCGCAGCGGAAAATTGAATGACAGCAGTCTGATCGCAAGACGACTTTGCCCTATTGATACGGGGATGTTTGCGAGTCCGTCCTATCTGGCGCAGTTCGGCAGGCCCAATTCCCCAGAGCAGCTCAATCAGCATCGCTGGATACTGTACCGGTTCAGACAATCGGGACGCATACTTGGGATCAGCTACCCCCAAAATGCTCAAGCGGCTGAGATTCAGCCCGACTATCAAATCATTGTCGACAACGGATATGCGTTGGCACAGCTGGCCAGCCAAGGGGTCGGCATCGCATTGATGCCTCACTATCTTGCTCGAGATTTCGTAAAAGAAGGTAAACTAACGTTGATTTCACCACCGCAGCGCACGCCCGATCAAGCGGTATATTTATATTATCTCAGCCGGGACTATATGCCGATGAAAGTAAAAGTGTTTATTGAATATCTGGTCCAGATGCTTGAGGAGCAGGGAGAAACAGCTCACAGCAGTTGGATGACAAGTCGCGCGACACGACCTTCGGAGCATTCAAGTCTATGA
- a CDS encoding 2-oxoacid:acceptor oxidoreductase subunit alpha has product MTLIQLEREVICFAGDSGDGIQLLGARFSHHAATLGNDVMTLPDYPAEIRAPAGTTSGVSAFQLQFSSTDIYTAGDEFSVLIAMNAAALKSKITDLVPGGLILADEEGFSKKNIAQAGYSDNPLDDGSLADHRIIVDNFTRLTVQSLQELNLPSKQIKRCKNFFVLGIVLWIYNRPLAPTVKWLQEQFSDHHQVMEANILALNAGFNYAETTEIFGESFSVEAVPEKSGLYRTISGNEALSLGFICAAEKLQRPLFLGSYPITPASDILHTLSNYQNFGVKTFQAEDEIAAACAALGASYAGALGITSTSGPGLCLKTEALNLAVMTELPLVVINVQRGGPSTGLPTKTEQSDLMFAMYGRNGDSPLPVLAAASPADCFHMALEASRIATTFMTPVILLSDGYLANGSESWLVPDPEEITLEVVKPNQDIEPFYPYQRDPVTRSRPWVTPGTKGKMHRIGGLEKQSVTGEPSHDPDNHQRMTQERAEKIAGISAFIPEQPFTGSTDDHLLILSWGSTHGAVTAAVKQLREQGMAIAHAHLRYLNPFPVNLATIIAGFEHVLVFELNDQQLVKLIQAEFAIQAQSITQVTGLPFKVRDIVKSVIDYSEELNDGH; this is encoded by the coding sequence ATGACATTAATTCAACTTGAGCGTGAAGTGATCTGCTTTGCCGGTGACTCAGGAGACGGAATTCAGTTACTCGGTGCTCGGTTCTCACATCACGCCGCGACATTGGGAAACGACGTGATGACGCTACCTGATTATCCGGCAGAGATCAGAGCGCCTGCTGGCACAACTTCAGGGGTTTCCGCCTTCCAGCTACAGTTTTCTTCAACTGACATCTATACAGCAGGTGACGAATTTTCAGTATTGATCGCTATGAATGCAGCGGCACTGAAAAGCAAGATCACCGACTTGGTGCCCGGTGGTTTAATCCTGGCGGATGAAGAAGGGTTCAGTAAAAAGAACATTGCGCAAGCCGGCTATAGCGATAACCCTTTGGATGATGGCAGCCTGGCTGACCATCGTATCATTGTCGATAATTTTACCCGTTTAACGGTTCAGTCACTTCAAGAACTGAATTTACCGTCTAAACAAATCAAGCGATGCAAAAACTTTTTTGTACTCGGTATCGTCTTGTGGATCTACAACCGCCCACTGGCCCCGACTGTCAAATGGCTGCAAGAGCAGTTTTCGGACCACCATCAGGTAATGGAAGCCAATATTCTGGCATTAAATGCAGGCTTCAATTATGCCGAGACGACAGAAATATTTGGTGAAAGTTTTTCTGTGGAAGCGGTACCCGAGAAAAGCGGACTGTATCGTACGATTTCGGGAAATGAGGCATTATCACTGGGCTTTATTTGCGCGGCAGAAAAATTGCAGCGCCCTTTATTTCTAGGCTCTTACCCCATTACGCCTGCATCGGATATTTTGCATACCTTATCAAATTATCAGAATTTTGGTGTCAAAACCTTTCAGGCTGAAGATGAGATAGCGGCTGCCTGTGCTGCGCTTGGGGCTTCTTATGCTGGGGCTCTGGGCATTACGTCCACTTCCGGTCCCGGACTTTGTTTAAAAACAGAGGCACTCAACTTGGCTGTGATGACAGAGCTGCCTCTGGTGGTGATTAATGTGCAACGGGGCGGTCCGTCGACCGGGTTACCTACGAAAACGGAGCAGTCCGATCTTATGTTTGCCATGTATGGTCGCAACGGCGATTCTCCTTTGCCCGTTTTAGCTGCGGCTTCACCGGCGGACTGCTTTCACATGGCGCTGGAAGCCAGCCGGATTGCGACAACTTTCATGACCCCAGTGATATTGCTCAGCGATGGTTACTTAGCCAATGGTTCTGAATCCTGGCTTGTCCCCGATCCTGAGGAGATTACATTGGAAGTGGTGAAACCAAACCAGGATATTGAGCCATTTTATCCTTACCAACGCGATCCTGTGACCCGAAGCCGCCCTTGGGTCACACCAGGCACCAAAGGGAAAATGCACCGTATCGGCGGGCTGGAAAAGCAATCCGTGACAGGAGAGCCTTCGCACGATCCCGACAATCATCAGCGTATGACGCAAGAACGTGCCGAAAAAATTGCCGGGATCAGTGCATTTATTCCCGAACAGCCATTCACAGGGAGTACTGACGATCATCTGCTCATCCTGAGCTGGGGCAGCACGCATGGTGCTGTCACGGCGGCGGTCAAACAGCTTCGGGAGCAAGGTATGGCGATCGCTCACGCCCATTTACGTTACCTGAATCCGTTTCCTGTCAATTTAGCCACGATCATTGCCGGGTTTGAGCATGTCCTGGTGTTTGAACTCAATGATCAGCAGCTGGTGAAGCTGATCCAGGCTGAATTTGCCATCCAGGCCCAGAGTATCACTCAGGTGACCGGGCTGCCGTTTAAAGTCAGAGATATTGTGAAGTCGGTGATTGATTATTCCGAGGAGCTCAATGATGGGCATTGA
- a CDS encoding 2-oxoacid:ferredoxin oxidoreductase subunit beta, with translation MMGIEVLNRKDFVSATQIKWCRGCGDFNVLKTMQAVLAKTGRTRENSVFISGIGCSSRFPYYLNTYGFHTIHGRAPAIATGVKAVNPDLDVWVITGDGDALSIGGNHFIHAIRRNQDIKILLFNNAVYGLTKGQFSPTSSQGAVSKSSPLGSPDRALRPLALAASADATFIARTSDNDPVHMAMVLEAAANHQGTAVVEILQNCVIFNDQVHEPYNGPKSRDEHLLYLKHDKPLLFGKDQSNALVSDGFGFKVAKANDACCLVHRPTEESAAYAFALASLSYPEFPVPVGIFRQIHRPTFDHVLTEQQSVAVQKNGPGDLKALLQKNSYQRLI, from the coding sequence ATGATGGGCATTGAAGTACTGAACAGAAAAGATTTTGTCTCTGCAACGCAGATTAAATGGTGTCGCGGTTGCGGCGATTTTAATGTACTGAAAACAATGCAAGCTGTGCTTGCAAAAACGGGGCGAACGCGTGAAAACAGTGTCTTTATTTCAGGCATCGGTTGTTCATCCCGTTTTCCCTATTATCTGAACACTTATGGTTTTCACACAATTCATGGCCGGGCCCCGGCGATTGCCACGGGCGTGAAAGCGGTCAATCCGGATCTGGATGTGTGGGTGATCACCGGTGACGGCGATGCGCTCAGTATTGGGGGAAATCATTTTATCCATGCAATCCGGCGCAATCAGGATATTAAAATCCTGTTGTTCAACAATGCCGTTTACGGCCTGACCAAAGGCCAGTTTTCTCCAACGAGTTCACAAGGGGCTGTCTCGAAGTCCAGCCCGTTGGGCTCTCCTGATCGAGCATTAAGGCCATTGGCACTGGCGGCCTCAGCAGATGCAACCTTTATTGCTCGGACATCAGACAACGACCCTGTCCATATGGCCATGGTGTTAGAAGCGGCAGCGAACCATCAGGGAACAGCTGTTGTTGAGATATTGCAAAATTGTGTGATTTTCAATGATCAGGTCCACGAGCCATACAATGGACCGAAAAGCCGTGATGAACACTTACTTTACCTAAAACATGATAAGCCACTGCTATTTGGTAAAGATCAATCCAATGCATTGGTGAGTGATGGCTTTGGTTTCAAGGTCGCAAAGGCAAATGACGCTTGTTGTCTGGTTCATCGTCCAACAGAAGAGAGCGCTGCTTATGCATTTGCGTTAGCCAGCCTGAGCTACCCGGAGTTTCCTGTACCGGTTGGTATTTTTCGTCAGATTCATCGGCCTACCTTTGATCATGTCTTAACCGAACAGCAAAGCGTCGCAGTTCAAAAGAATGGTCCTGGTGATTTAAAAGCACTGTTACAGAAAAATAGTTATCAGCGGTTGATTTAA
- a CDS encoding glutathione S-transferase family protein, with amino-acid sequence MNEDMTPTPLPEGTVVLHDSNKLFLGEMTSTYSERLKPQRHPTLEINLVDPYSGKAFRLKGAAECLEMNSAAVGELSRKASQHYKQFFNRESASHDSADFEFIGSKLCPFAQRAVIILLHKQVDFRIRYVDLSDPPDWFLALSPNKKVPLLIVNNRDVIFESAVINELIDELTPNRLQPSDPIQNARNRSWIEFSSACFMDTLHMTTAETEASFFEAARKNMSKLEQVEKILGDGPYFNGAAFSLVDAAFAPLFMRLQFIDQYRPVFKKTALPKVTRWVDQLLACAAVTHSVVPEFQELYEALIWKRQGYLSHYLANIDQRPCTQPSLY; translated from the coding sequence ATGAATGAAGATATGACACCAACGCCATTACCAGAGGGCACTGTCGTACTCCATGATAGCAACAAGCTATTTTTGGGTGAGATGACTTCTACGTATAGTGAAAGATTAAAACCTCAACGACATCCAACGCTGGAAATCAATCTCGTTGACCCGTATTCCGGAAAAGCTTTCCGCCTGAAAGGCGCAGCTGAATGCCTTGAGATGAACTCAGCAGCGGTTGGCGAACTCAGTCGGAAAGCATCTCAGCATTACAAGCAGTTTTTTAACCGAGAGTCAGCGAGCCATGATTCGGCAGATTTCGAGTTCATCGGATCCAAGCTGTGTCCATTCGCTCAGCGTGCCGTGATTATCTTACTGCATAAGCAAGTGGACTTTCGTATCCGCTACGTCGATCTGTCAGATCCGCCCGATTGGTTCTTGGCTCTTTCTCCCAACAAAAAAGTGCCGCTATTAATCGTCAATAATCGTGACGTGATTTTCGAGTCAGCAGTGATTAATGAGCTCATCGATGAACTGACACCGAATCGCCTGCAACCGAGCGATCCGATTCAAAATGCACGGAATCGAAGTTGGATTGAATTCAGCTCGGCATGTTTTATGGACACACTACACATGACCACAGCGGAAACTGAGGCATCATTTTTCGAGGCAGCCCGAAAAAATATGTCTAAACTCGAACAAGTCGAAAAGATACTTGGAGACGGGCCGTACTTTAATGGTGCAGCGTTTTCTCTGGTAGACGCTGCTTTTGCACCTCTTTTCATGCGCTTACAATTTATCGATCAATATCGGCCGGTGTTCAAAAAAACAGCATTACCTAAAGTTACACGGTGGGTTGATCAATTACTGGCATGTGCGGCTGTTACCCATTCGGTCGTCCCTGAGTTTCAGGAGCTCTACGAAGCGCTGATCTGGAAGCGACAAGGCTATTTATCACATTATCTTGCAAATATTGATCAACGTCCGTGCACTCAACCTTCACTTTATTAG
- a CDS encoding PLP-dependent aminotransferase family protein has protein sequence MVQRIMAPDKDHKFSIFMDHKMKKQNIKQLAYRRVYQRIHAAILQGLLKPGERIPSARALAKEMGVARGTVEEGYALLKAEGYIEAKGQAGTVVSHRLLAPIKRKMAQAPVRPPQANTEIHRPDVLPFQLGIPALDAFPIKTWSRMTARCARNTRISNLAYPSAYGLPELRVAISQYLQLYRGVQCHPAQVFITSGYVNSIQWITNVLLKAPSHIGVEDPGYPLTRQILENSGYHPVPVPVDQDGVNLPANSEVKALIVTPAHQSPTCVSLTLQRRQMLLDWAVNNQGWILEDDYDGEYRHTGLPLPALKSLDTQDRVIYLGTFSKVLFPGLRVAYIVVPESQVCLFEQCSELFAGNVSTFTQSCILAFMQEGHFPRHIQRMRKLYRERRELAARLFTQILGDKLMIEPQPGGMHMIAKLNDPKRDDIEVSHQMMKAGLFSQALSQWSSKSTHPSLILGFTNIRTEEECQALIYRLKEFL, from the coding sequence ATGGTACAAAGAATTATGGCTCCCGATAAGGACCATAAATTCTCAATTTTTATGGACCATAAAATGAAAAAGCAAAATATCAAACAGCTTGCATATAGGCGTGTGTATCAACGTATTCACGCTGCGATTCTACAAGGGCTATTAAAACCAGGAGAGCGGATCCCTTCAGCTCGCGCACTTGCAAAAGAAATGGGAGTAGCGCGAGGAACAGTAGAAGAAGGCTATGCGTTACTCAAAGCTGAAGGTTACATCGAAGCGAAGGGACAGGCAGGAACTGTGGTCAGTCATCGCCTTTTAGCGCCAATAAAAAGGAAAATGGCTCAGGCGCCTGTTCGTCCCCCCCAGGCTAATACAGAAATTCACCGCCCTGATGTTTTACCGTTCCAGCTAGGTATTCCTGCTTTAGATGCTTTTCCAATTAAAACTTGGTCGAGAATGACAGCAAGGTGTGCAAGAAATACACGCATAAGCAATCTCGCCTATCCTTCTGCATATGGCCTCCCCGAATTAAGAGTGGCAATTTCCCAGTATCTGCAACTTTATCGTGGTGTTCAATGTCACCCAGCTCAGGTATTTATTACATCGGGCTATGTCAACTCAATTCAATGGATTACCAACGTGTTGCTCAAGGCGCCATCTCATATTGGTGTTGAAGACCCAGGTTACCCATTAACACGACAGATATTAGAAAACAGTGGATACCACCCCGTCCCTGTTCCCGTTGATCAAGACGGAGTAAATCTACCGGCCAACAGCGAAGTGAAAGCACTTATCGTCACGCCTGCACATCAAAGTCCAACCTGTGTATCACTGACGCTTCAACGACGGCAGATGTTATTGGACTGGGCCGTGAATAATCAAGGCTGGATTTTAGAAGATGATTATGATGGAGAATACCGCCACACTGGTCTACCTCTGCCCGCTTTAAAGAGCCTGGATACTCAAGACAGGGTCATTTATTTAGGTACCTTCAGCAAAGTGCTCTTCCCAGGTTTAAGAGTTGCATACATCGTGGTTCCCGAAAGCCAAGTCTGCCTATTTGAGCAATGCTCTGAGTTGTTTGCCGGAAACGTTTCGACTTTCACACAGAGCTGCATTCTCGCTTTTATGCAAGAAGGCCACTTTCCTCGCCATATTCAACGGATGAGGAAACTGTATCGAGAGCGCCGAGAATTAGCTGCCAGGTTGTTTACACAAATTTTAGGCGACAAACTCATGATCGAGCCGCAACCAGGGGGAATGCACATGATTGCAAAGTTAAATGACCCAAAGCGTGATGATATTGAGGTATCACATCAGATGATGAAAGCAGGATTATTTTCCCAAGCTCTATCACAATGGTCATCAAAGTCGACCCATCCAAGCCTCATTCTAGGTTTCACGAATATTCGAACAGAAGAGGAATGCCAAGCATTAATTTACCGGCTAAAAGAGTTCTTGTAA
- a CDS encoding FMN-dependent NADH-azoreductase codes for MNILLINSSPKRHQSCTYILAQTIIQQLSKQSTVEVIETDATKLPHLDSDYSTTLCSPGVMCDESVGSLSLSNQLISDLDKADLVIIASPMHNFSLPSGLKSWVDHVVRAGRTFKITSTGKQGLLNDKPVYVLVSSGGSFSGKDAYQPDFFTPYMTEVMATVGLNNIQFFTIEGTAANPEAVREQIEARQNQVKYHLENVLISQKRTVDASY; via the coding sequence ATGAATATTTTATTGATTAACAGCAGCCCGAAGCGACATCAGTCCTGCACGTATATTTTGGCTCAAACGATAATCCAGCAACTATCGAAACAGAGTACTGTTGAAGTGATCGAAACTGATGCGACAAAATTACCTCATCTTGATTCTGATTATTCCACAACGCTCTGTTCACCCGGAGTGATGTGTGATGAATCAGTTGGTAGTTTGTCATTGTCAAATCAATTGATTTCCGATCTGGATAAAGCTGATTTAGTGATCATCGCTTCTCCAATGCATAACTTTTCTTTACCTTCTGGTCTTAAAAGCTGGGTGGATCATGTGGTTAGAGCAGGACGTACATTTAAAATTACGTCTACAGGAAAGCAAGGTTTGCTAAATGACAAACCTGTTTATGTCCTTGTTTCGTCTGGCGGAAGTTTTTCTGGAAAAGATGCTTACCAACCTGACTTCTTTACTCCATATATGACGGAAGTCATGGCTACAGTAGGATTGAATAATATCCAGTTCTTTACAATTGAAGGTACTGCCGCAAACCCTGAAGCTGTGCGGGAACAAATTGAAGCAAGACAGAATCAAGTGAAATATCATCTGGAAAATGTCTTGATATCGCAAAAACGTACAGTTGATGCATCCTATTAA
- a CDS encoding carboxymuconolactone decarboxylase family protein: MDKRISISQLEPDAYKSMFGLEKYLNNTNLEKSLKELIKIRASQINGCAYCIQIHTEEAMKHGETEQRIFALSAWKESPLFNDQERAVLQLTEKVTLIAEGGLPKECYDAALSTLGEQVLAQAIMQIVTINAWNRIAVATHMVHE, encoded by the coding sequence ATGGACAAGAGAATTAGTATCAGTCAACTGGAGCCTGACGCTTATAAATCGATGTTCGGACTCGAAAAGTATCTAAACAATACAAATCTAGAGAAAAGCCTAAAAGAATTAATAAAAATCAGAGCATCGCAAATAAATGGCTGTGCGTACTGCATTCAAATTCATACAGAAGAAGCAATGAAACACGGAGAAACAGAGCAAAGGATCTTTGCTTTATCCGCCTGGAAAGAGTCACCTTTGTTCAATGATCAAGAGCGAGCGGTGTTGCAACTTACAGAAAAAGTAACACTAATCGCTGAAGGCGGCTTACCAAAAGAATGTTATGACGCGGCCCTATCCACTCTTGGAGAGCAAGTATTGGCACAAGCAATTATGCAAATAGTTACAATAAATGCGTGGAATAGGATAGCAGTCGCCACCCATATGGTTCATGAGTAA
- a CDS encoding DJ-1/PfpI family protein: MLDRTHIGKIILLVVVSLYSATSFAADKKIGILVYDNVLSSDVTAPAEVFGVATRKSWFTDYEVLLVGVDRDVPVITTEEGIRLTVDKTIYDNPQLDALIVTSSYAMDVLFENNDLTNFLQSQAQTASWLASNCSGAFLYAHAGLLDGYRATTWAGGEKQLQREFPKINVIEDRNVVVDRNRISSNGGVPSYQSALVLLAQMSSVSNAKEVFETIQLNRLIPWSDVTQYLPKE; the protein is encoded by the coding sequence ATGCTAGATAGAACTCATATAGGTAAAATTATATTATTGGTTGTTGTTTCACTGTATTCAGCAACTTCATTTGCCGCAGATAAAAAGATTGGAATATTGGTTTACGACAATGTATTAAGTAGTGATGTAACAGCACCAGCAGAGGTATTTGGCGTTGCTACACGAAAGTCGTGGTTTACGGATTATGAAGTATTATTAGTCGGGGTTGATCGAGATGTACCAGTTATCACTACTGAGGAAGGAATTCGCTTAACGGTTGACAAAACGATTTATGACAACCCTCAATTGGATGCACTAATCGTGACTAGTTCGTATGCTATGGATGTGCTTTTTGAAAACAATGATCTTACGAATTTTTTGCAATCGCAAGCACAAACCGCCTCGTGGCTGGCAAGCAATTGTTCTGGAGCATTCTTGTACGCTCATGCAGGTTTACTTGATGGTTATAGAGCGACAACATGGGCAGGTGGTGAAAAGCAATTACAACGCGAATTTCCTAAAATCAATGTAATTGAGGATCGCAACGTGGTTGTAGATCGCAACAGAATTTCCAGCAATGGTGGCGTCCCGTCTTACCAAAGCGCATTAGTCTTACTTGCTCAAATGAGTAGCGTGAGTAATGCCAAAGAGGTCTTTGAAACTATTCAACTAAATCGTCTTATCCCTTGGTCCGATGTAACGCAGTATTTGCCTAAAGAGTGA
- a CDS encoding CatB-related O-acetyltransferase gives MKEKHWSRTQLLHEVVTNPNITVKGTHSYYSDCWGDGFEASVVRYLHGDEISRQWDPKWPIDKLYIGDYVCIAAEVIILMGGNHTHRSDWFCLYPFMDFIEEAYVGKGDTCIHDGAWLGMRSMIMPGVTIGEGAVIAANSVVTKDVEPYSIVAGTPAKFVKYRFEPSVIDELVSMNIYNWPSEKFEALKRHLCSSDILKLKLAAEAYDTKVISRE, from the coding sequence ATGAAAGAAAAACATTGGTCAAGAACACAATTACTTCACGAAGTCGTTACAAACCCGAATATCACGGTAAAAGGAACCCACAGCTATTATAGCGACTGTTGGGGGGATGGATTTGAAGCGTCTGTTGTTCGTTACCTGCATGGTGATGAAATTAGTCGCCAGTGGGATCCGAAATGGCCGATAGATAAACTCTATATTGGTGACTATGTTTGCATTGCGGCTGAAGTGATAATTCTGATGGGTGGAAATCATACTCACCGATCCGACTGGTTTTGCTTATACCCATTTATGGACTTTATTGAAGAGGCCTATGTGGGGAAAGGTGATACTTGTATTCACGACGGTGCCTGGCTTGGGATGAGATCAATGATTATGCCTGGTGTTACCATTGGTGAAGGAGCAGTTATTGCCGCTAATAGTGTTGTCACCAAAGATGTTGAGCCATACAGCATTGTTGCCGGTACTCCAGCGAAGTTTGTTAAGTATCGCTTTGAACCATCAGTTATTGATGAGCTAGTATCTATGAATATATATAATTGGCCTTCAGAAAAGTTTGAAGCACTGAAGAGGCATTTATGTTCATCTGATATCTTAAAACTAAAACTGGCAGCTGAAGCTTACGATACTAAGGTAATAAGCAGAGAATAA
- a CDS encoding TerC family protein: protein MLEIFLQAEILAIFATLLVLEIVLGVDNVVFISVLCERLPLHQRKTARNLGIGLAVVTRIALVFSISWVMSLTQPLLSISGFTFTGRDTIMVLGGAFLLAKSAKELWSWLWSTESAHSTCARTGLAVVLLQIVAVDAVFSMDSVITAVGLTSEVPVMVAAILTSAIIMVMTAEKISNLVTRYPGFKTLALLFLVLLGGLLMAEGLAIHVNKGYVYFAMAFVFILELCHIQVKKKDKRTFTIQRVSNLRFKSKGILKIE from the coding sequence ATGCTAGAGATTTTCTTACAAGCCGAAATATTAGCAATCTTTGCAACTTTACTTGTACTTGAAATTGTCCTCGGCGTAGATAATGTCGTGTTCATCTCCGTACTTTGTGAGCGCTTACCACTTCATCAGCGGAAAACCGCTCGAAATCTAGGTATTGGTTTAGCCGTAGTGACACGCATTGCTCTAGTTTTCTCTATATCTTGGGTGATGTCTTTAACACAACCACTACTAAGTATATCTGGTTTTACATTTACAGGGCGAGATACCATTATGGTTCTTGGTGGCGCATTCCTCTTAGCGAAAAGTGCAAAGGAACTCTGGTCGTGGTTATGGAGTACAGAATCAGCACATTCGACTTGTGCTCGTACAGGATTAGCTGTAGTGCTACTACAAATCGTCGCAGTTGATGCAGTATTTTCTATGGATTCTGTTATTACAGCGGTCGGTTTAACGTCAGAAGTTCCAGTAATGGTAGCTGCGATTTTGACGTCTGCAATCATTATGGTTATGACAGCAGAGAAAATTAGCAACTTGGTAACGCGTTATCCAGGGTTTAAAACCTTGGCACTATTATTCTTAGTGCTTCTTGGTGGACTGTTAATGGCTGAAGGTTTGGCCATTCATGTCAATAAAGGCTATGTGTACTTTGCGATGGCATTTGTTTTCATACTAGAGCTATGTCATATCCAAGTTAAGAAAAAAGATAAGCGAACTTTTACGATTCAAAGGGTTAGCAACCTTCGATTTAAATCTAAGGGCATTTTAAAAATCGAATAA
- the ampC gene encoding class C beta-lactamase — translation MIKIRTNKLVVLVATSILGSAMAPVFAETNTEFVQSVVDEKTKYLMDKYDIPGMSVAITVDGKQYFYNYGMADKERNQPVSENTIFELGSISKTFTATLAGYAQGQGNLSLDDKVEKHIPALQDSRVGEMKLIHLATYTAGGLPLQFPDEVTNQVEMLQYYNAWTPKFSPGKYRQYSNPSIGFYGHIAALSMNSDYSELMENTILPKLNMASTFINVPDDKLEDYAFGYNSNGDAVRVNPGILDAEAYGVKSTSSDMINYVESNLGVVSLDKDIANALNSTHIGYYKTSTFTQALGWEAYAYPVTLDTLLEGNSTDTILNPKPVESQNYAESLPKSVWVNKTGSTGGFGAYVAYIPEEKAGIVILANKNYPNSERVTAAFDILESIL, via the coding sequence ATGATTAAAATTAGAACCAATAAGCTCGTTGTATTAGTTGCTACAAGTATATTGGGTAGTGCTATGGCTCCTGTGTTTGCGGAAACAAACACAGAATTCGTGCAAAGTGTCGTTGACGAGAAAACCAAGTATCTGATGGATAAATATGATATACCAGGTATGTCGGTAGCGATTACTGTAGATGGTAAACAGTACTTTTATAATTATGGTATGGCGGATAAAGAACGCAATCAGCCTGTATCAGAAAATACGATTTTTGAATTAGGATCAATTAGTAAAACTTTTACTGCAACTTTGGCAGGTTATGCTCAAGGTCAGGGGAATTTAAGTCTGGATGATAAAGTAGAGAAGCATATTCCTGCCTTGCAAGACAGTCGTGTTGGTGAGATGAAGCTTATTCATTTAGCAACCTATACAGCAGGGGGATTGCCTCTTCAATTCCCGGATGAGGTCACGAATCAGGTCGAAATGTTACAATATTATAACGCATGGACACCTAAATTTTCTCCAGGAAAGTACAGGCAATATTCAAACCCGAGTATCGGATTTTATGGTCACATTGCTGCACTGAGTATGAACTCAGACTATTCAGAGCTGATGGAAAATACGATTTTACCTAAGTTAAACATGGCAAGTACCTTCATCAATGTTCCAGATGATAAGTTGGAAGATTATGCCTTTGGTTATAACTCAAATGGTGATGCCGTGAGAGTCAACCCTGGTATTTTAGATGCGGAAGCTTATGGGGTGAAATCCACCAGTTCTGACATGATTAACTATGTTGAATCTAATCTTGGGGTGGTATCACTCGACAAAGACATCGCAAATGCTTTAAACAGTACACATATAGGATACTACAAAACCAGTACTTTTACGCAAGCCTTGGGTTGGGAAGCTTATGCATATCCTGTAACTTTAGATACCCTTCTGGAAGGAAACTCTACAGATACCATCTTAAACCCAAAGCCAGTTGAATCTCAGAATTACGCTGAATCTCTACCGAAGAGCGTGTGGGTTAATAAAACGGGGTCAACCGGAGGATTTGGAGCCTATGTTGCTTATATTCCAGAAGAAAAAGCAGGAATCGTTATCCTAGCGAATAAAAACTATCCTAACTCAGAAAGAGTAACCGCTGCATTTGATATTTTAGAATCAATTTTGTGA